A single genomic interval of Arachis duranensis cultivar V14167 chromosome 7, aradu.V14167.gnm2.J7QH, whole genome shotgun sequence harbors:
- the LOC107496671 gene encoding cyclin-dependent kinase C-2: MSIAAPGQLNVNESPSWGSRSVDCFEKLEQIGEGTYGQVYMAKEIKTGEIVALKKIRMDNEREGFPITAIREIKILKKLHHENVIKLKEIVTSPGPEKDEQGRPDGNKYKGGIYMVFEYMDHDLTGLADRPGMRFTVPQIKCYMRQLLTGLHYCHVNQVLHRDIKGSNLLIDNEGNLKLADFGLARSFSNDHNANLTNRVITLWYRPPELLLGTTKYGPAVDMWSVGCIFAELLHGKPIFPGKDEPEQLNKIFELCGAPDEVNWPGVSKTPWYNQFKPTRPMKRRLREVFRHFDRHALELLERMLTLDPAQRITAKDALDAEYFWTDPLPCDPKSLPKYESSHEFQTKKKRQQQRQNEEMAKRQKMQHPQQHTRLPPIQQPGQHAQMRSGPNQNLHGSQPQVAAGPSHHYGKPRGPSGGPGRYPPSGNPGGGYNHPNRGGQGGGGYGSGPYPPQGRGAPYGSSGMPGGGPRGGGGSGYGVGAPTYPQQGGPYGGSGTGRGSNMMGGNRNQQYGWQQ; encoded by the exons ATGTCGATTGCAGCCCCAGGGCAACTGAACGTGAACGAATCCCCTTCTTGGGGATCCAGAAGTGTCGATTGCTTCGAGAAGTTAGAGCAAATTGGCGAGGGCACATACGG TCAAGTTTACATGGCTAAAGAGATCAAAACTGGTGAAATTGTTGCTCTGAAGAAAATTCGAATGGACAATGAGAGAGAAGGG TTTCCTATAACTGCTATACGAGAAATCAAAATTCTTAAGAAACTACACCATGAAAATGTGATCAAGCTAAAAGAAATTGTCACTTCTCCAG GCCCCGAGAAAGATGAACAAGGGAGGCCAG ACGGTAACAAATATAAAGGGGGCATCTATATGGTCTTTGAATACATGGACCATGATTTGACTGGTCTTGCTGACCGTCCTGGGATGAGATTCACAGTTCCCCAAATTAAG TGTTACATGAGACAGCTGTTGACGGGACTTCATTATTGTCATGTAAATCAAGTACTTCATCGAGATATTAAAG GCTCAAATCTCCTTATAGACAATGAAGGAAATCTGAAGCTTGCAGATTTCGGACTGGCACGGTCATTTTCTAATGATCACAATGCAAATCTTACAAACCGTGTCATTACATTATGGTACAG ACCCCCTGAGTTGCTGCTAGGGACAACAAAGTATGGGCCAGCTGTAGATATGTGGTCTGTTGGGTGCATTTTCGCCGAACTTCTTCATGGGAAGCCTATCTTTCCTGGAAAAGATGAG CCTgaacaactaaataaaatatttgagctGTGTGGAGCACCGGATGAGGTGAACTGGCCTGGGGTTTCCAAGACTCCTTGGTATAATCAATTTAAACCAACAAGGCCAATGAAAAGACGTCTGAGGGAAGTTTTCAGACA TTTTGATCGTCATGCTCTGGAATTATTGGAGAGGATGCTGACACTTGATCCAGCTCAG AGAATTACCGCGAAGGATGCTCTTGATGCTGAGTATTTCTGGACTGATCCATTGCCATGTGACCCCAAGAG TTTACCCAAGTATGAATCATCACATGAGTTTCAGACAAAGAAAAAGCGTCAGCAACAAcggcaaaatgaagaaatggCTAAGCGCCAGAAAATGCAGCATCCTCAGCAGCATACTCGTCTTCCCCCCATTCAGCAGCCAGGGCAACATGCACAAATGCGATCAGGACCTAACCAAAATTTACATGGTTCTCAACCCCAAGTTGCTGCGGGACCTAGTCACCATTATGGGAAGCCTCGAGGTCCATCTGGTGGGCCAGGAAGATATCCACCAAGCGGGAACCCTGGTGGAGGATACAATCACCCTAATCGGGGAGGTCAAGGAGGGGGTGGCTATGGCAGCGGGCCTTATCCTCCTCAAGGGCGAGGGGCACCTTATGGTTCCAGCGGCATGCCTGGTGGTGGTCCTCGCGGAGGAGGTGGTAGTGGCTATGGAGTCGGAGCCCCAACTTATCCCCAGCAAGGGGGTCCATATGGTGGGTCTGGCACTGGTCGTGGCTCAAACATGATGGGTGGAAACCGCAATCAACAATACGGATGgcagcaatga
- the LOC107496672 gene encoding probable serine/threonine-protein kinase PBL3: protein MGNCFIKPVAHVSSTTLFGSSNKSQTKPKQNSSPPKQKSSAQTSVSNAIERTISSSLKSFSFSDLKEATKNFRRENLIGEGGFGFVYKGWIDENTFAPTKPGTGIVVAIKKLKPESFQGHQEWLAEVNYLGQLHHENLVRLIGYCLEGKNRLLVYEFMQKGSLENHLFRKGVQPIPWIMRINIAIAVARGLAFLHSLDSNIIFRDLKASNVLLDSDFNAKISDFGLARDGPTGDNTHVSTRIIGTHGYAAPEYVATGHLTPRSDVYSFGVVLLELLTGRRVVENEKEGIPEETLVDWARPFLSDSRRILRIMDTRLGGQYSRKGAQAAAALALQCLNADPKYRPQMVNVLAALEALQSTNSITRTPKRATESSATSKHSSNHSQKSLSSAQKL from the exons atgggaAATTGCTTCATAAAACCAGTTGCTCATGTTTCATCCACAACCCTTTTTG GGAGTAGTAATAAATCTCAAACTAAGCCAAAGCAGAATTCAAGTCCTCCAAAACAAAAATCTTCTGCTCAAACTTCAGTGTCAAATGCTATTGAGAGAACAATTTCTAGCAGCCTTAAGTCCTTCTCCTTTAGTGATCTAAAGGAGGCAACTAAGAACTTCCGGCGAGAGAATTTGATCGGCGAGGGAGGGTTCGGGTTTGTGTACAAAGGGTGGATAGATGAGAACACTTTTGCTCCCACAAAACCAGGGACTGGTATAGTAGTAGCCATAAAGAAGCTTAAGCCAGAAAGCTTTCAAGGACACCAAGAATGGCTTGCAGAAGTGAACTATCTAGGGCAGCTTCACCATGAAAATCTTGTAAGACTTATTGGTTATTGCTTGGAAGGGAAGAATAGGCTTCTAGTTTATGAGTTTATGCAGAAAGGAAGTTTGGAAAACCATTTATTCAGAA AAGGTGTTCAACCAATTCCATGGATTATGAGGATCAACATCGCCATAGCTGTTGCTAGAGGATTAGCATTCTTGCATTCCCTTGATTCAAATATCATTTTTCGTGATTTAAAGGCTTCCAATGTCCTACTTGACTCT GATTTCAATGCGAAGATTTCGGATTTTGGCTTGGCAAGAGACGGTCCTACCGGAGATAATACACACGTTTCAACCAGAATTATTGGAACTCATGGTTATGCTGCACCAGAGTATGTAGCTACAG GTCATTTGACCCCAAGGAGTGATGTATACAGCTTTGGCGTTGTCTTGCTAGAGTTATTAACCGGAAGGCGTGTGGTCGAAAACGAGAAAGAAGGAATTCCAGAAGAAACATTGGTGGATTGGGCGAGGCCATTCCTAAGCGATAGCAGAAGGATTTTGAGAATCATGGATACCAGGTTGGGTGGACAGTACTCTAGGAAAGGAGCTCAAGCCGCGGCCGCACTCGCCTTGCAGTGCCTGAATGCTGATCCAAAATATAGGCCACAAATGGTGAATGTTTTAGCTGCATTGGAAGCACTTCAATCCACAAATTCAATCACAAGGACCCCAAAAAGGGCAACTGAGAGTAGTGCAACCAGCAAACATTCTTCTAATCATTCCCAAAAGTCACTTTCAAGTGCTCAAAAACTATGA